From the bacterium genome, one window contains:
- a CDS encoding GYD domain-containing protein codes for MPLFIRLARLTEKANQNLQNMDQMLDEANKIIEANGATILQAYVILGEYDVVTIMDAPDEKIAAKIGALIATKGSFRAETLPAIPVEDFIKSIKGTE; via the coding sequence ATGCCACTCTTCATCCGCTTGGCGCGACTCACCGAAAAGGCGAATCAGAACCTGCAAAATATGGATCAAATGCTTGATGAAGCAAACAAAATCATTGAAGCCAATGGCGCAACCATCCTGCAAGCGTATGTCATTCTTGGCGAGTATGATGTGGTGACGATTATGGATGCTCCCGATGAAAAAATCGCCGCCAAGATCGGGGCTCTCATCGCAACAAAGGGTAGTTTTCGCGCAGAAACGCTTCCGGCTATCCCGGTAGAAGACTTCATCAAGAGCATCAAAGGAACCGAGTAG